CGAACATGCTGCGAGATGTCTTGTGAAACTTCGAGCACATAACGTTCGCGCGGCGCAGGTGCGGATTTATCGGCGTCACGCAGGTTCTTGATCTGTTGCAGCAATAAACCCTGGTTCTGCCAGCCCATGAGCTGAACATTCTTGATGCACACAATCGGCGCCGGGTTTGTGCCGCCAGATCTATGCGTCGTCTTGCGCTGCGGCCAGATCGCGGCAGCGTGCAGACCCGCGGGTACTTTCGCCAGATCGACGATCTGGTAGCGCAGCGGCCGCGCAGGATGAATCAGCGCGGCGTAATATTCCATGAACTCATCAGACGGTATTGCATCGCTGCAGGCCAGAGTCAGGTAACTGTGCGCAGCGGACATTTCGATGACCTGCTCTCTGAATTTTAAAATGGCAGGCGAGCGACCCTGCATAAATGCCGGAAACCTTTTCAGGGTGTGCGATTCGGGTTCAATGCGCTCCAGACGGCGCACCAGCATTTCATTTTCATCTCTGACGAGCAGCCGCTCGCCGAATTGTTCAAATTTCTTTCGTTGTGAATCAAGCAGCCAAAACCATTCGGCCCGGCCAAGCCCGTGCACTCGGCCAGCCTGCAGGCGGTAGTGGCCGATCGCATCGATATGATTCAGATTCTGCGGAAAAAGCGAAAACGCCTTCGTACGGTCTTCTTCATTCAGCAAGAGTCCGAGCGAAACGCCACCACTCTCGGCAGCGTATTGCCCGGCGACAGAAGCGATAATTGCATCGGTCGATTCAATCAATAATGCCGAATCGAACACGACGATGCTGCCGGCGAGAGTCTCGTTGCGAAGATTGAGCTTGCCGATTGAACGCAGCCGATAACCTTCTGGCAGATTTTTGCGGCAGTGCTGAGCGAGCGCGCGATTTCGGGTTATCAGCAAGACACGAAACATCGAATCCGACCCAGTTCAGAAGTCGCACAAAGCGTCAACCAACCGGTGAAAATTTTACAAAAAAAAGTACGCGATGCTTTGAAATTTCAGATGCTCACTTGAACATCTGCGTGATACGCAGGGCACTTTCGCCTATATTGGTATCGGATACATCGACGACCGTGTGCGCCAATTCAAGATACATCGGCTCGCGACGCCGAAAAACCTCAAGAAGTTTATCGGGCGAATCGGCGCCGGTCAAATCGGGTCGCGAAGCGTTGCGCGAAAGCGAAGAAAGCCGGTAGCGCATTTTTTCTTCACTCACTGCGATATAAATACAGAAAAATCTTTCACGCAAGAGGGCAATCTTGCGCTCGCTGCGCAATCCATTGGCCTCTTCAACGATGCCCCCGCCGCAATCGAGCAGCAGGCGATCACTCGCTGCGGCGTTTTGCAGCGCTGCGTATTCAAGATCGCGAAATGCCGGCCAGCCCTGCGTCTGCACAATCTGGTCTATTTTCATGCCGGCGTTACGTTCAATCTGTTCGTCGAGCGACAGCAGCGGCAATTGCCAGATCTCAGCAAGGCGGCGCGCAATCGCCGATTTACCGACGCCGCGAAAGCCGATGAGAGCGAGCCGGGGTTTTGACGGCGCAGACACGCGCGCATGCGGCCGCGCGCCATGGGGTTTTCGCCTGCGCCCGCCGCGGTCGCTCATCTGAGCCTCTTGATTTCGGCGAGCAGAGCTTTTTCCATCGCGTCAACGGGCGCAGGTTTACCCGTGAAGAGTTCAAACTGCAGTACACCCTGGTACATCAGCATTTTATAACCCAGCACAATTTTACATCCCCGCTTCTTCGCTGCTTTGATGAGAGGCGTCTCAGCCGGATTATAAACGATGTCGAAGATTGTCTGGTGCTTCGCCAGTTCAGCTGATTTCAGAGGGGATTCAGCGGCAGCGCTCGACCCCCGCATACCCATTGGGGTAGTGTTGATGACGATGTCGTAGTGGTGCAGCTGTTCGGCGCTGGTGTAGGGCTGGCTCAGCCACTTGCGCCCGCTCTGCGGCATCAGGTCGATCAGCGATTTTTGCAGGCTTTTGCCCTGCGGCTGCAGATGCAGCGCCACCTGCGGGTTTTCGCTGTTGAGAGTGAGATTGCGCGCCAGCTGCATCGCCATCATCGGGTTGCGCGCCAGAATGCCGATCTCGGCGGGTTTTTCCTGTGTTAGCGCAAACGCAATGCTTCGCGCCGAACCACCTGACCCGATCACCAGAATCTTCTTACCCTTGAGAGAAACTTGAGATTTTCTCAGCGCCATCATCGCGCCCGGCCCGTCAGTATTATACCCCTCGAGTAATCCGGTTTTTCCCCAGACGACAGTGTTCACCGAACCGATCTGTAGCGCGAGCGGGTCAATGCGGTCGAGCAGGCGGCGGATAGAGATTTTATACGGAATCGTTACCGAAAGACCCTGTATGTTCCACTGTTTCATCGAATATTTCAGCTGAATCAGATTCTTCAGAGGAAACGCAAGGTAGACCGCATTGATCTTGCGCGCGGCGAAAGCGGCGTTATGCATCGCCGGCGAGAATGTATGGCTGAGCGGGTTGCCGATGATGCCATAAACTTTTGTCGCCGCGTCGATTTTCATGTTTTGATTCTGCCTTGCATCACTTCGCTGGTGATCGTTTCGCGAATGAAGCGCAGGGAAACTTTTTCTGAGTGCTCGTCAAGATATTCGCAGAGTCGCTGCACAGATTGCTGGCTGATTTTGTTTTCGGCGGTGAGAACGGGAGAGCGCTTCATACCCATTGGGTTATCGCCGTCGTCTACAATCGCCAGCCGCATGCCGCGCTCGGCCGCCCAGTCGAGCGCGATTTCACGGTAAGCCACCTGAAAACGCAGCATCTCGCCTTCGTCGTCTTCTGGCAGCTGCCAGATGTAGATTGCCAGCCGGTTGTGTGCGTCTTGAAGAAAGCGCTTCTGCAGAAACCGGTGATCCTGCTTTACGAGTTCGCGCCTGACTTCAACGAGCATTACCTGCGCGATTCTTCGAGTAGAATTTTTTCGAGAATTCCCGGTACGAATTCAAGCGGCACACCCGGCAGCCGTCTGTCGTTGATGATCGTCGTGGGGGTGCCGGTGATTTTTATTTTGTTACCCGCAGCGATGTCGGCCTTCACCTTTGCCATCGTCGCCTGGCTTTTGAAGCAAGCACCCATCGCCGCTGTATTGAGGCCTGCGCCTGCCGCGAGGCTTTCAATCGCCCGCTCTGAAACCGGGTTTCTGAAGAACAGTTCTTGCTGCGAGAATATTGCATCGTGCATCGGCCAGAATTTGCCCTGGGCTTCGCCGCATTCCATAGCACGGGCCAGATCGCAGGCACCGACGTGAAATGCCCGCTTCATGGCGTCGTTGCACTGAATATCGAGAGGGTAGTGGCGAAAAATGACGCGCACCTTATCGCCATGCTTCTTCACAAATTCGTTGAGCACTACGCCCATGTCTTTGCAATGCGGGCAGAGTGGGTCGGCAAATTCCATAATGGTCAGAACAGGATTCGCAGCGCCCTTGCTGCCCGAGCGGGGTTTATCGAGTTTGACGATCTCGCCCGCTTTCCATTGTTTATAGAATTCATTGTTCAGCTGTTCTCGCAGTTTCTGCTCTTGTTCCGTGGCACCGGCAACCGGCGTGCTCTGTGCCTGCAGCGAAGCAGTGTGAAAAAAGAGACCCGATCCAATCGTTGCAGCGAACACAAGACCCAGAACCGCCTTGGCTGAAATTGAGATAGTTTCGGCTTTGATCATTTTAGCTCCGTCGCGGTTAAAAAGGTATGCACCCACAGCGAGTATCACTGTGGCGATGTAGGTAATGGCGCAAAGCCGGCAAATGCCCTGCAGCACAACCAGCGAATATAAGAGCAGAAACGCATCGAATAAAAGCGCAGAGATTGCTCCCCAAAAGAGCAGGCTGAGCACAATGTCATTGAGAGCCAGCAGCAAGAACAGAGCGAGCGCTGCCATTGTGCCATAGAATGCGTAACCATAGAGCGCCAGCGGTAACCCGAAAATTTTACCCACGGCCGAATCTTTTGCCTTTTCACAGCTGCTCGCCTGGTTGACGTCGCACACTGCAGAGCCGATTTGAGTTTTTGCGCCGTTGTGTTCGTAGATCAATATGCCAGAAAAGAGCATGCCGATGAGTGCCCCGGTGATTACGAGGGCCGCCGGGAGTATGAGGGGTTTTTTGAACATGAGTTGCATGAGGAATCTCTAATTTCGCATAAGCGGGCAAGCATTTTTGAAACTGTATCTGGCAATTCGATTGACGTGACCGCCGCGAAATGAATGTCGAGGTTGTCATGTCGGCTTCGACACCGGGCTTCATCGAGAACAAGCGCAGCGAGGCTGAGCAGCGTGAAGAAGCTCTGCGCCGGGCGCTTGAAGAACAGATTGCGCGCAACAACCTTGCCGAGCACGCATTACCGATCGAACGCCTTATGGATAGGCTCAGCGCCGGCGAAAAACTGAAGCCCGAAGAA
The sequence above is a segment of the Turneriella parva DSM 21527 genome. Coding sequences within it:
- a CDS encoding helix-turn-helix domain-containing protein, translated to MFRVLLITRNRALAQHCRKNLPEGYRLRSIGKLNLRNETLAGSIVVFDSALLIESTDAIIASVAGQYAAESGGVSLGLLLNEEDRTKAFSLFPQNLNHIDAIGHYRLQAGRVHGLGRAEWFWLLDSQRKKFEQFGERLLVRDENEMLVRRLERIEPESHTLKRFPAFMQGRSPAILKFREQVIEMSAAHSYLTLACSDAIPSDEFMEYYAALIHPARPLRYQIVDLAKVPAGLHAAAIWPQRKTTHRSGGTNPAPIVCIKNVQLMGWQNQGLLLQQIKNLRDADKSAPAPRERYVLEVSQDISQHVRRGAFRQELLSVLRKAATTLPALHERPQDITKIAADYIFRRRFTPLIEGQVELAAKILERFDLSSGYNGLYLTLDLLHDLAKSKGIPVFELFRAGDDAEAFRAAKSFLREQVEPEPTTLFQGLASSEKAPLSLDSVERNYIAAVCERYGWQVTEAARHLSISRKTLYDKMRRYKLMRPENTSRRSGRRAS
- a CDS encoding shikimate kinase is translated as MSDRGGRRRKPHGARPHARVSAPSKPRLALIGFRGVGKSAIARRLAEIWQLPLLSLDEQIERNAGMKIDQIVQTQGWPAFRDLEYAALQNAAASDRLLLDCGGGIVEEANGLRSERKIALLRERFFCIYIAVSEEKMRYRLSSLSRNASRPDLTGADSPDKLLEVFRRREPMYLELAHTVVDVSDTNIGESALRITQMFK
- a CDS encoding shikimate dehydrogenase family protein is translated as MKIDAATKVYGIIGNPLSHTFSPAMHNAAFAARKINAVYLAFPLKNLIQLKYSMKQWNIQGLSVTIPYKISIRRLLDRIDPLALQIGSVNTVVWGKTGLLEGYNTDGPGAMMALRKSQVSLKGKKILVIGSGGSARSIAFALTQEKPAEIGILARNPMMAMQLARNLTLNSENPQVALHLQPQGKSLQKSLIDLMPQSGRKWLSQPYTSAEQLHHYDIVINTTPMGMRGSSAAAESPLKSAELAKHQTIFDIVYNPAETPLIKAAKKRGCKIVLGYKMLMYQGVLQFELFTGKPAPVDAMEKALLAEIKRLR
- a CDS encoding vitamin K epoxide reductase family protein, with protein sequence MFKKPLILPAALVITGALIGMLFSGILIYEHNGAKTQIGSAVCDVNQASSCEKAKDSAVGKIFGLPLALYGYAFYGTMAALALFLLLALNDIVLSLLFWGAISALLFDAFLLLYSLVVLQGICRLCAITYIATVILAVGAYLFNRDGAKMIKAETISISAKAVLGLVFAATIGSGLFFHTASLQAQSTPVAGATEQEQKLREQLNNEFYKQWKAGEIVKLDKPRSGSKGAANPVLTIMEFADPLCPHCKDMGVVLNEFVKKHGDKVRVIFRHYPLDIQCNDAMKRAFHVGACDLARAMECGEAQGKFWPMHDAIFSQQELFFRNPVSERAIESLAAGAGLNTAAMGACFKSQATMAKVKADIAAGNKIKITGTPTTIINDRRLPGVPLEFVPGILEKILLEESRR